One window of Microbacterium sp. Root61 genomic DNA carries:
- a CDS encoding alanine racemase produces the protein MTAELHVDLGTLAGNIAHVRATVAPAELMLVVKDDAYGHGLAAVVRRAWSEGVRWFGAFDVRTGCAVREELGPDARIFVWIAASAAEVAAGVAAGLDLGIGDAALLEDAAAAAAASDVRVRVHLKIDTGLHRNGVRPDEWPAFTARAAALETDGAIEVIGVWSHIAEASDAEDDLARHAFDDAVETARRAGLRPVVRHLAASAAAVARSEYRYDMVRIGAFAYGIRSAGGPGESELGVRPIAALRAPVLSVEEDGVHVGVGALHGLPSMLAGRIQAGTPAGPRAVRAIAGAESVLEPWTDAAAGQSVAIYGANDQAPLTATDLGEAIDTIGEEIAVRVSPEVLRVYSA, from the coding sequence GTGACAGCCGAACTGCACGTCGACCTCGGCACACTGGCGGGCAACATCGCCCACGTGCGCGCCACGGTGGCACCCGCCGAGCTCATGCTCGTGGTCAAGGACGACGCCTACGGACACGGCCTGGCAGCCGTCGTGCGCCGGGCCTGGAGCGAAGGCGTGCGCTGGTTCGGCGCGTTCGATGTGCGCACCGGCTGTGCCGTGCGGGAGGAGCTCGGGCCCGACGCCCGCATCTTCGTCTGGATCGCGGCCTCCGCCGCCGAGGTGGCCGCCGGTGTGGCGGCCGGGCTCGATCTGGGGATCGGGGACGCCGCGCTCCTGGAAGACGCCGCAGCCGCTGCCGCGGCATCCGATGTCCGCGTCCGCGTGCATCTGAAGATCGACACCGGTCTGCACCGCAACGGCGTGCGGCCCGACGAATGGCCCGCGTTCACGGCGCGGGCCGCGGCGCTCGAGACGGACGGCGCGATCGAGGTGATCGGCGTCTGGAGTCACATCGCCGAGGCATCCGACGCCGAAGACGACCTCGCGCGACACGCGTTCGACGATGCCGTCGAGACGGCCCGTCGCGCAGGACTGCGGCCCGTCGTGCGGCACCTGGCCGCGAGCGCGGCCGCGGTCGCCCGCTCCGAGTACCGATACGACATGGTGCGGATCGGGGCGTTCGCGTACGGGATCCGCTCCGCGGGCGGACCGGGGGAGTCCGAACTGGGCGTGCGCCCGATCGCGGCGCTGCGTGCCCCCGTGCTGTCGGTCGAGGAGGACGGCGTGCACGTCGGCGTCGGTGCGCTGCACGGGTTGCCGTCCATGCTCGCGGGGCGGATCCAAGCGGGAACGCCGGCCGGGCCGCGCGCGGTGCGCGCGATCGCGGGTGCGGAGAGCGTGTTGGAGCCGTGGACGGATGCCGCCGCCGGTCAGTCGGTCGCGATCTACGGAGCGAACGACCAGGCGCCGCTCACCGCGACCGACCTCGGCGAGGCGATCGACACGATCGGCGAGGAGATCGCCGTGCGCGTGTCTCCGGAAGTGCTCCGGGTGTATTCCGCCTAG
- a CDS encoding DUF7455 domain-containing protein has protein sequence MTTLTTAAEPADVLEYRLTAADRCDSCGAQAYIAAEVNGSELLFCAHHGRRYEEKLRSIATSWHDETSRLTESV, from the coding sequence ATGACCACGTTGACGACAGCCGCTGAGCCCGCCGATGTCCTCGAGTACCGTCTGACCGCCGCAGACCGCTGCGACTCTTGCGGTGCGCAGGCGTACATCGCCGCAGAAGTGAACGGCAGCGAGCTGCTGTTCTGCGCCCACCACGGTCGCCGCTACGAAGAGAAGCTGCGCAGCATCGCCACCAGCTGGCACGACGAGACTTCGCGTCTCACCGAGTCCGTCTAG